The Deinococcus metallilatus genome segment GTCCTGGGCTTCACCGAGGGTGAGGGTGTAAGTGCTGTCGGAGGCGAGGTTGATCGTCTGGCTCACGAGGTCCTGCTGTCCAGGGGCCAGGCCTGCGGGCGTCACGACCACCTGATGCTGACCGGCGGCCAGTTGCTGTGGGGACAGCGTGAGGGAATCGCTGGCCATGTCAGCGAACACGAGGTTGCCGTCCACGTAAACGTCCACCGGTTGGGTGACGCCCACCGTGCCGTTCTCGAAGTACACCTGCGCGGCGGAGGCGGTGGCCGCGAGGGTCGCGGTGACGAAGAGGGTGGAGAGCAGCAGGGCCTTGAGGGTCTTGGGGGTACGCATCAGCTTCTTCCTTTCTTGGTGCGGCGGGCACCGGCGAGGGCGTCAGGACGTGCGGCCTGTGGTGGGAAGGGGACGTTCGGAGCGAACCTCGCCTTCCTGGGTGGGCGGAAGCGTTCTTCCGTTCACAGGGCGAAGTATGCGGGCCACCTGTTCAGGGCTGGCGTACACGATGTTCAGAAGTTGTGAGCGCGCGAAAGGGCGTGGAGCGGAACCGGGCAGGCTGAGGGACAGGCCGCGCCGGACGAAACCGAACGCCTGACTGGCTGGGCGGGCACGCAGGAGCAGCCCGTTCTCCTCAGCCCCGACCTCTGGACGGTCCTGCACGCAGGTCGGCCTTGCCGTTGAAGATGCCCTCGCCGTGGCCCTTGCCGGGAATCAGGTAGAAACGCGCAAAGCAGGAGGTCCTTGAGGCGGCGTTGCGATAAGGGGTCGCCGTTCGAGGCGAAGCTGCAAGGCCGTTTCGCAACCCAGGGAAGCACGCTGCGTCAGGCGCCTCTTGTCATTGCATAGACGGTCGTTTCCGCAACTTTAGTGTTGAGCTGAGGGCCAATCCATGTCGTGGCTCCAACTTGGCGTAGCGCCCAAAAATGGGAGCAGCATCCTTTTCACCCTCAGCAATCAAGAGCCAAAGGCTCTTAATTAAAATCCTGGCTACATGTAAACAGTCTGAAGAAAAGTTCATGGAACGGAGAAGAGGTTGCCTCCACTCAATTTTAACATGACGTAAAGCTGACCGGACATGAAGGTTGCCAAGGAGGAATATGAGAAGGTTTATCCGTCCTCACCTCGCCTTCGGTGGACTCGTGGGGACCCTCGCCCCACCTGCCCTCGCCTCGCCCTCGGCCCTGGCGCCTGCCGGACCCGATGCCGCGCGCGTGGCGCTGTGGTGGTGGATCATGTTCGCCATCGCCTGCGTGGTGTTCGTGGTGGTGGTCGCGCTGCTGATCTACGCGCTGGCACGGCGGCGGGGGCAGGGAGCCTTTCACCGTCCGCTGCCGCCCCAGCAGGAGCGGCGCTGGTTCAGCTTCGTGGTGATCGCGGGCGGGATCGTCCCGGCGGTCACGCTCAGCACCGTGATGGGCGTCAACGTGTACGGCGAGCGCCGGGCCGCGCAGGAGGCCGCGCAGCCGCGCCTGACCATCCAGGTGATCGGGCACCAGTGGTGGTGGGAGGTGTACTACCCACGCGGGGGCTTCAGCACCGCCAACGAGATTCACGTGCCGGTTGGGCAGCCGGTCGAACTCAAGCTCACCACCGCCGACGTGATCCACTCCTTCTGGGTGCCGCAGCTCAGCCCCAAGTACGACCTGATTCCGGGGCAGACCAATACCCTGACCCTCACCGCGCAGCGGGCGGGCACGTACCGGGGCCAGTGCGCCGAATACTGCGGCCTGCAACACGCCCACATGGCCCTGGTGGTGGTGGCCGACGCGCCCCAGGACTACGACGCCTGGGCCGCCCGCCAGGTTCAGCCCGCCGCGAATCCCCCGGCGGGCAGCGTCACCTTTCAGGGGCAGCAGCTTTTCCAGGGGTCGGCCTGCGTGTACTGCCACGCCATCCGCGGCACCGACGCCAGCAGCCGCCTGGGACCGGACCTCACGCACCTGGCGTCCCGCCTGACCATCGGGGCCGGGACGCTGCGGAACAACTACGGCAACCTGGCGGGGTGGGTGGTGAATGCCCAGGCGGTGAAGCCGGGCAACAAGATGCCGCCGATGTACCTCTCCAGCGGCGAACTCAAGGCCCTGATGACCTACCTGGAGTCGCTGCAATAACCGATTCGAGCGTTCATTGAAGGGGGAGACATGGTACAGGCATCCAGGGAATTACGGGAACGCTGGGAGCCGCCCGCCGGGCTGGCCGCCCTGCTGGGCAGCATCGACCACAAGGTCATCGGCGTGCGCTACATCTTCACGGCCTTCATGTTCTTTCTGCTGGGCGGCATCCTGGCGCTGCTGATACGGCTGCAACTCGCCTTTCCCGAAGAGCGGCTGCTCAGCCCGGAGGCCTACAACCAGATTTTCACCATGCACGGCACGACGATGATCTTTCTCTTCTCCACGCCGATCCTGTTCGGCCTGGGGAATTATTTCGTGCCGCTGCTGATCGGGGCGCGCGACATGGCCTTTCCGCGCGCCAACTCACTGAGCTACTGGGTCTACCTGTTCGGCGGCCTCTTTCTGTACAGCAGCTTTCTGATCGGGCGGGCGCCGGATGGCGGATGGTTCTCCTACGTGCCGCTCACCACCCGGCAGTATTCGCCGGGGCCGGGGCTGGATTTCTGGTCGCTGGGGCTGCTGTTCCTGGGGATCGCCACCACCATCGGCGCGGCGAATTTCATCGTGACGATCCTGAAGCTGCGGGCGCCGGGCATGAGCATCTCGCGCATCCCGCTGTTCTGCTGGACGCTGCTCGCCACGTCCTTCACGGTGATTTTCGCCATGCCGATCCTGAACGCCGCGAACCTGCTGCTCGAACTTCAGCGGCAGCTCGGCTGGCATTTCTTCGACCCGGCGTACGGCGGGCATCCGCTGCTGTGGCAGCACCTCTTCTGGCTGTTCGGGCACCCGGACGTGTACATCATCGTGCTGCCCGCCTTCGGGATCATCTCGGAGGTGATCGCGGCCTTCGCGCGGCGCCCGGTCGTGGCATTCGTGCTGGTGGCGATGGCCTCGGTGGCGACCGCGATCATCGGGTTCGGCGTCTGGGTCCACCACATGTTCGCGGTGGGGATGTCGCCGCTCGCCACCAGCTTCTTCAGCGCGGCGTCCTTCGTGATCGGGGTGCCCGCCGGATTGCAGATGTTCGCCTGGATTTCCACGCTGCTGACCGGGCGGGTCTGGCTGACGACGCCGCTGCGCTTCGTGATCGGGGCGCTGGTCATTTTCGTGGTGGGGGGCCTCTCGGGCGTGATGTTCCCGCTGATCGCCTTCGACCGCCAGGTGACCGACAGCTACTTCATAGTGGCGCACTTTCATTATGTGCTGATCGGCGGGATGCTCTTTCCGCTGTTCGCGGGGCTGTACTACTGGCTGCCCAAGATCACCGGGAGATTGCTGGACGAATGGTGGGGCACCTTCACCTTCTGGCTGATCTTCGTCGGCTTCAACCTCACCTTCTTCCCGATGCACATCCAGGGCCTCCTGGGCATGCCCCGGCGCATCTACACCTATCAGCACGGGCTGGGCTGGGACAACCTCAACCTGCTGGAAACCATCGGGGCGGGCCTCCTGGGGCTGGGCGTGCTGATGTTCATCCTGAACTTCTGGCTCAGCCTGCGGAGTGGGCAGCGCGCCGGGCCGAACCCCTGGGGCGCGGGGACGCTGGAATGGGCCACCCCCTCCCCGCCGCCGCCCTACAACTTCCGCACGCTGCCGCTGGTGCGCGGCGCCTATCCCCTGTGGGACGCCGAGCGTCTGGGCGTGGGGCTGTGGGACGCGAACGACCCCACCAGCGCCTGGGAACACCAGACCCTCGCCTCCGACCTGCTGACCGCCGAGCCGCAGGACAAGGTGCCGCTGCCGCGCTATTCCTACGTGCCGCTGGGTCTGGCCCTGTCCATCCTGCTGATCTGCGTCGGCGCGCTGATCCCCTGGGTGTGGCTGATGGTGGTGGGGGGCGTGGGGGCCATCACGGCCATCTTCCTGTGGATGCGCCCGGTCCTCGAACAACCGGAGCAGGCCACCGAGCGGCAGCGGAGCGACCCGCACGCCCTGCCGCGCTGGGGCCTGATCCTGCTGGTGCTGACCGAGGCGGCGCTCTTCGGCGCGCTGGTCGCGTCGTGGTACTTCCTCCAGGTGAACGCGCCGCTGTGGCCGCCCAACGGGGTCCGGTTGCCGGAACTCACGCTGCCGCTGGTGGCGACGGTGCTGCTGCTGGCGAGTTCGGTCACGGTGATTTTCGCGGGGCGGGGCCTGCGCCGGGGGCACCGGGGGCGCTCGCTGCTGGGGATCGTGGCGACCATCGTTCTCGGCGCGGCCTTCCTGGGCCTCCAGATTTACGAGTTCATGCACGCGGAATTCACCCCCACCGCCCACGCCTACGGCTCGCTGTGGTTCACGCTGCTGGGGCTGCACGGCCTGCACGTGTTGATCGGGCTGTTGCTGCTGCTGGCGGTGCTGTACTGGCTGCGGCGCGGGTACTTCGACAAGGACCGGCATACCACCGTCCATACCGTCAGCCTGTACTGGCACTTCGTGGACGCCGTGTGGCTGATCCTGATCCTGCCCGCCGTCTACCTCTCGCCGTACCTGGGGGTCCACTGATGATGCAGTCGGACCTTCTGAGCAAGCTGGGGCGGGTGGCGCGGCCCACCGTCTGGTTCGGCCTGTTCGCGGCGCCGGTGGCGTGGGTGGTGCAGATCGACCTGGGGCTGGCCTTTACCCCCATCGCTTGCGGTGGCAACCGGATACCGACGTACCTGCTGAATGGCGTGGTGCTGCTGATCGGCCTCGCGGCGCTGGTCGTGACGCTGCGGCTGCGGACGCTACCGGGCCAGCCTCAGGGGGTGGTGGAGCAGGTCACGCATTACCTGGGGCGCTACGGGGCGTGGCAGAACGGCATCTTCCTGCTCGTGATCGCGATGACCGGTATCATCGCCTTCTTCCTGCCCGCCTGCCCGTTCCGGTGAGGGGGATGAAGAGGTTCTTTCCCTTGCTTCTCCTCGCCCTGAGCGGCTGTGTGGTGGGAAGTTGGGCTGCCGCGCACGGGACGGGCCATGACGAAGGCGGCGCGTTATCCGTCTCGCTGGGGCTGGTCGTCCTCACCCTGCTGTATGCCCT includes the following:
- a CDS encoding DUF4397 domain-containing protein, with the protein product MRTPKTLKALLLSTLFVTATLAATASAAQVYFENGTVGVTQPVDVYVDGNLVFADMASDSLTLSPQQLAAGQHQVVVTPAGLAPGQQDLVSQTINLASDSTYTLTLGEAQDGTGFSQPSLGLSIGNRTAWE
- the coxB gene encoding cytochrome c oxidase subunit II, which gives rise to MRRFIRPHLAFGGLVGTLAPPALASPSALAPAGPDAARVALWWWIMFAIACVVFVVVVALLIYALARRRGQGAFHRPLPPQQERRWFSFVVIAGGIVPAVTLSTVMGVNVYGERRAAQEAAQPRLTIQVIGHQWWWEVYYPRGGFSTANEIHVPVGQPVELKLTTADVIHSFWVPQLSPKYDLIPGQTNTLTLTAQRAGTYRGQCAEYCGLQHAHMALVVVADAPQDYDAWAARQVQPAANPPAGSVTFQGQQLFQGSACVYCHAIRGTDASSRLGPDLTHLASRLTIGAGTLRNNYGNLAGWVVNAQAVKPGNKMPPMYLSSGELKALMTYLESLQ
- the ctaD gene encoding cytochrome c oxidase subunit I translates to MVQASRELRERWEPPAGLAALLGSIDHKVIGVRYIFTAFMFFLLGGILALLIRLQLAFPEERLLSPEAYNQIFTMHGTTMIFLFSTPILFGLGNYFVPLLIGARDMAFPRANSLSYWVYLFGGLFLYSSFLIGRAPDGGWFSYVPLTTRQYSPGPGLDFWSLGLLFLGIATTIGAANFIVTILKLRAPGMSISRIPLFCWTLLATSFTVIFAMPILNAANLLLELQRQLGWHFFDPAYGGHPLLWQHLFWLFGHPDVYIIVLPAFGIISEVIAAFARRPVVAFVLVAMASVATAIIGFGVWVHHMFAVGMSPLATSFFSAASFVIGVPAGLQMFAWISTLLTGRVWLTTPLRFVIGALVIFVVGGLSGVMFPLIAFDRQVTDSYFIVAHFHYVLIGGMLFPLFAGLYYWLPKITGRLLDEWWGTFTFWLIFVGFNLTFFPMHIQGLLGMPRRIYTYQHGLGWDNLNLLETIGAGLLGLGVLMFILNFWLSLRSGQRAGPNPWGAGTLEWATPSPPPPYNFRTLPLVRGAYPLWDAERLGVGLWDANDPTSAWEHQTLASDLLTAEPQDKVPLPRYSYVPLGLALSILLICVGALIPWVWLMVVGGVGAITAIFLWMRPVLEQPEQATERQRSDPHALPRWGLILLVLTEAALFGALVASWYFLQVNAPLWPPNGVRLPELTLPLVATVLLLASSVTVIFAGRGLRRGHRGRSLLGIVATIVLGAAFLGLQIYEFMHAEFTPTAHAYGSLWFTLLGLHGLHVLIGLLLLLAVLYWLRRGYFDKDRHTTVHTVSLYWHFVDAVWLILILPAVYLSPYLGVH